The Gemmatimonadales bacterium genome contains the following window.
AAGAAGTGCGCCCGGCTCTGCCACTCGATCTTGGTCCGACCCACCAGCCGCAGGTAAGCCTCGTGCACCAGCGCGGTCGCCTGCAGCGTATGGCCTGGGGGTTGACGGCGCATGTAGCTCTCCGCCTGGCGGTGGAGCTCATTGTAGACGGCGGGAAGCAGGGCCTCCAGCGCCGAACGGTCGCCCTTCCCCCAAGCCTGGAGGAGCGCGGTTATCTCGTGTGTGGAAGAAGGGGAGGAGGTCATGCCACCCTTGACACTATGCCGCCGCTGTACCGGTTGGTCAAGAAGCGATGGGTCCTGCAAGGGCGGCCCGGCGTCTTCGGAAGCCCGAGCTGTGCTGCGGTTCGAGGATCCAGGGAGGGATGTAGCGCACTATGGCGGCCTAATCGTCCGGCCGAGTCGGAATGTCAGGCTCGTGGCCGGGTGTCTTCGCGCCGTAGTGATCGGCCAGGTCCCGGCCGCCGAACCCGTGGGTGAAGCTCTCCTCGATCTCCGGCAGCATCGTCGCATTCCAATCGAACCACTCACGCACCAGCCGCCGATAGTCATCTTTCCGGCGGTCCTTCAGGTTGGTCATCAATGCGGCGCCGATTAGGCTGGCCGATGGTGCCGAAGCGAGCGGCCCCTAGTCCGCTGGTTGGCGGTAACTCGGCGATGCGGCTATACTTACGTCTTCACCCCCCTTGAGCAACGACTGTGGCACCGCAGGAGACGCTGTGGGCTTCGAGCTGAAGGATGCTTTCGAGGTCGCGCGAACCGAGATCGCGGGATATGCCCAGTGGTTCACCTCCGCCTTGGCAAGCCCCACGTACATCGGTCAGCGTGCCCTCGAGTGGCGCGACGACGGCGGTCCGGCTGGCGCTGGCGGGAACAAGGATTTCTACGCCGTCCTGCTTGTCAGTGCGGTGCTCGGAGCGACCATCGGCGCGATCATTCCAGATCGTCCACCACTCAAGGATCGATTCACCGTCGCGCTGGTCGTGGTTCTCGCCTGGTTGTTCATCAGCGTCTGCACCCATTTCTTCGTACGGCTGTTCCGGGGCACGGCACCGCTCGGTGTGACGGTGCGGGCGATGATGCAGGTCCTGGCCATGGCATACGTGGCCAGCAACTTTGTGGCTCTGCTGGTGACGTCCGCGGCCGCGGTGTTTACGCCATTGAAGTCTCTCCTGGTCCACAACGACCTCGAAACACCCGGGAGTATCCTTGTCCTGGCTCAATTCCTCCTTCTCCTCGTCTATATCCCTCTGACACTCCGCGCGGCCCATGGCACGAGGGGCATTCTCGCCGGGACGGCGGTCGGTGTACTCTCGGCCCTGTTCGGGGCGGGTATCGCCATGGCACTCGTCACGCAGCAGAGTTGCTGAGCGAGGACAGAGGCACCGGCCCCACCACTGAGCTCGCGCCACTCCCGCAGTGCCTGCACATCCCGGGTGTCACGAATGCCGCCTCGCCTCGCCGGCCGCTGCAATGGTCCGCCGTGCCAACGCCAGGCGCTGCCGCAGCGCGGGAACCGCGCTCGCGGTGGCAGGGTTGGCGGCCAGCTTGCCTAGCACCAGATCCACCGCGTCCAGGCCGAGTCCGGCGCCGAAGCGCGTCGACACCTGGCTGAGCGCGCTCTGGAAGCGCGGATCGGACGCGAGCTCGGTCTGTCCCAGCGCCTGAGCCTTGGTGAGGATGTCGGAGACGGCGGCGACCGCCCGGCTGGCATTCGCGGGGGACGAGAGCGCGCCCGGACCCGCGAGCCGCGCCACCTCCGGCAGGCTCGCGGCGAAGCGCTGCATGGCGGCGGCCTGTCCCGGGTTCCGCGGCTTGTGCATCAGCGCCTGCGCGGCGCCCATGATGGCGAAGGGCGCCATCGCAGTGTGGGTGAGCAGCGGGGTCCCGTTCACGGCGCCGGCGAGCGGCAGGACGGCGAGCGCGAGGGCGCCAACGGCGTGCACCAGATGCAGCGCCGTGCCCTCGACCTTGAACACCATGCCGATCAGGTCGCGCACCGGCGCGAAACCGAACAGCGCGGCCGCCACCAGGCAGGCAATGGCAGCCTGACTGCGTCCGTCCACCTTGAAGTGCTCGTAGCCCGCGAGGCAGCCGAGGGCGACCAACAGGAACACCACGTGTAGAAAGAATCTCGCGACGAGCGACCCGAGCGGGCGGGGCGGGGACTGGAGCGCGGAGCGGAGGTCGGTCGTCAGGTGGTCCCTCGCGCCAGCCGCTCGAACCGTGGGTTCCCGCGAAGCGGCGCGAACTCGGGATCGATCCGAAGCCAGGCGGGTGAGAGATAGTAGGGGACCGACATCACCTTCTCGAGCTGATCGAGCGCTTTCTCCGGCTGCCCGGTGTGCAGGTAGATCCGTGCGAGCTGGTGCACGAAGTATGGGCCGGTTTCCGCGTCCTTCTCGATCGGGAGCAGGGCCACCCCGCGCTGGCCCTCGGCGACCGCCTCGTCGCGCCTGCCGGCATAAGCCAGCGCGAGACCCCGAATGACATGCCGCTGCGCATCGTTTGGCGTCTCGCGGAGGTGCTGGGTGAAATACCGCTGCGCGGAGTCGCCCCAGGCGCGGCTCGCGGCGTGGTCGCCGCGCCAGCCGTAGATCTGCGCGCGCACGATGCCCATCGCCGCAGGATCGTCATCGAACGCTTCCGGCCCCAGAGACAGCACCAGCCCCTGGGTCGAGTCGTCGAGCACCCACCCGAGGTCCCAGTAGTTCGACATGTACTCGGCCAGATCGGCACGGGACACCTCCGTCGCGCCGGCCACGATCCGGCGTGCGCCCGCGACATCCCCTTCGCTGAGCGAGACCATCGCCAGCCGCTCGGTGAGCGAGAGGCTCGTCGGCGTCAGCGCCCGGGCGCGCTCCGCGATCGGCTGCGCTTCGGCCGGCCGGCGCATCCAGAGCAGGGTCCAGGCAACCTGGCCGGCCCGGCTGGACGACCGCGGGTCGAGCGCGTACGCCGAGCGTGCGTACCCGAGCGCCTTCTCGTACCGGCCCAGCGACCGATTGACCGTGCCCAGCACCGCGAGCGCCGTGGCATCGCCGGGCGCGGCTTTCAGCGCCGTCTCGAGCTCGGTCGCCGCGCGGGCGGCGTCGCCGTCCACGACCAGGTAGTAGCGGCCCAGCGCTATATGGCCCACCGCGCCGCTCGGATCGACCGCGATTGACCGCTTTGCCGCCGCGAGCGCCTTCTGCGCCACTTCTTGGCTGGGCGAGCTGTTGGCATAAAGCAGAACCAGGTTGACGGCCAGCTCCGCCCAAGCATCCGCGAACGTGGAGTCGAGCCGCACCGCCTCCTCGTACTGCGCGATCGACCGGCGGAGCTCGGGCGGGCTGTTGCTGGCGCCGCCGCCGGTGGCCGCGCGGGCACGGAGAAACGCGTCGTACGCGGCCGGGTCCCGCGTCGGCGCCGCGGCGAGCCGCTCCTGGGCCGCGCCCGGTAGCGCCACCCGCATCGCCTGCGCCACCTGCCCCGCGATGTCCGCCTGCACCTTGAACACGTCGCTGAGCGGCGCTTCAAACGACTGCTGCCACTTGCTCGCGGCCGCGCCGTCGCCGCTCACCTGCACCAGCTCGGGGCTCACCTGCACCCGGCTGGTCCCGTCGGCGCTCTTGGCCCAGCGCACCGTGCCGGTCAGCAGGTACTGCACCCCCAACTCCGTGGCGATCTGCCGCGGGAGCTTGCTCGAGCCGGCGTACTGCACCGAGCTCCCGCGCGCGATCACCTGGAGTTGTGGCAACGCCGTGAGCTTGCCGCGCACGGCGTCCGCCACGCCGCTGGCGAAGTAGGCATCGGCCGAGTCGCCCAGGTTCTCGAACGGGAGCACCGCCAGCCGCATCGGCCCGTTCGTGCCGGCCGAGGGCCCGGCCGCCCGCCGCCAGGCGAACAGCACGCCGAGCCCGATGAGGATGCCCATCAGGAGCGCCGTCGCCGCGACGGGCATCTTGCGGCGCTGGACCGGGCTCTCGACCCGCTGCTCGGTCGATGCCTGCGCCGTGGCGGAGGTGGGCGTGGTGACGACGGTCGGCGGGGCCGACGACGTGGGCGCCGCGGCGGCCTGGGCCGCGGCGGCCTGGACCGCGGCGGCCTGGAGCGCCTGGCCGAACTGCAGCATGGTCCCGAACCGGTCGGCCGCCACCGGCGACAGCGCCTTCCGGATCGCCTGATCCGCCCCATCCGGCACGTTGGGCCGGGTGGAGCGCACGCTCGGCGCCGGCTCGGTGAGGCGCCGTACCAGCATCGCCTGCGTGGTCGCGCCGCTGAACGGCGGCTGGCCCGCGAGCATCTCGTACAGCACCGCGGCCAGGCTGTAGACGTCGGTGCGTGCGTCGAGCCCGCGATCGCCCGCGGCCTGCTCCGGGCTCATGTAGGCCGGTGTTCCGACGACGAGCCCGGTCTCGGTGAGCTTTTCGTCACTCCCGCTCCCCAGGCCGCGGGCGATCCCGAAGTCGGCCACCAGCGTGTTGCCATCGTCGGACAGCAGCAGGATGTTCTCCGGCTTGACGTCCCGGTGGATCACCCCGTGGCTGTGGGCGTACTGCAGCGCCTGCGCTGCCTCGCGGGCGATCCGGAGCGCGTCCTCGACCGGAAGCTGGCGCTCGCGCCGGAGCCGGTCGCGCAGGCTCTCGCCTTCCACGAACGGCATGGTGAACCAGAGCCGCCCGCCGGTCTCCCCGGAGTCGAGGACCGTCAGGATGTGGGGATGCTGCAGCCGGGCGGCGAGCTTGATCTCTCTAAGGAAACGCTCGGGCCCGAGCGACTGGGCCAGCTCGGGATGGAGCACCTTGAGCGCGACCGGGCGGTCGTGCTTGAGATCCTGCGCCAGGAAGACCGTCGCCATTCCGCCGCGCCCGAGCTCGCGCTCGAGCGTGTAACTCCCGGCCAGCCCTGCCTGGAGTTGCGTATGGAGATCGGTCATCGTCGCGGGGTTAGAGGGAGTGGGCAACCGCTTCAATAGTAGGACTCGGCCGAGCGCTACGGAAGCCTCCGCTCCCGGCCGGAGCCGCGGACCCGGAACCCGCGCCGCTGCGGTAGCAGTAACCCCACGGCCCGAATAGATTTAGCACTCGCTCGCAAACCCGCTCGAGGCTGCCTGATGGCGAAGACCGACACCAAGACGACCGCGTCAACCACCGACTCCGCCGCCACGCCCGGGTCGGCGGGTAACGCCTACGACCCTCAGACCGTCGAGGCCAAGTGGCAAGCCCGCTGGGCCGAGCGGCACACCAACGAGCCCGACCTCGAGGGCGCGAAGCGGCCGTTCTACAACCTCATGATGTTCCCCTATCCGTCGGCCGAGGGGCTGCACGTGGGGAACATGTTCGCCTTCACCGGCAGCGACGTCTACGGCCGGTTCAAGCGGCTGCAGGGGTACGACGTCTTCGAGCCGATCGGGTTCGACGCCTTCGGCATCCACAGCGAGAACTACGCGATCAGGGTCGGGATCAACCCCGGCGAGCTGATCCCCCGGAACATCGCGAACTTCCGCCGCCAGCTCCGGCGGATCGGCGGGATGTTCGATTGGCGCCACGAGCTGAGCACCACGGATCCCAAGTACTACAAGTGGACCCAATGGATTTTCCTGCAGCTCTTCAAGGCGGGGAAGGCGTACAAGAAGGCGGCCGCCGTCAACTGGTGTCCCAAGGACAAGACCGTCCTGGCCAACGAGCAGGTGATCAACGGCCACTGCGAGCGCTGCGACACGCTGGTGGAGCAGCGGACGCTGGAGCAGTGGTTCTTCCGGATCACCGAGTACGCCGACCGGCTGCTGAACGATCTGGACGACAAGGCCAAGATGGACTGGTCCGAGTCGACTTCGACGACGCAGCGCAACTGGGTGGGCCGCTCGGAGGGCGCGCAGATCGATTTCCCGCTTCCCGGCGAGGCGCAGGCCGACGGCGACGCGGGCGACGCCATCCGGGTCTTCACCACCCGCGCCGACACCATCTTCGGCGCGACCTTCATGGTCCTGGCCCCCGAGCACCCGCTGGTGGACTACCTGGTGACGGGCGAGCAACGCGCGGCGGTGGACGCCTACCGCAAGGCCGCCGCCTCGCAGGACCTGGTCTCCCGCAAGGTGGGCGAGCGCGACAAGACCGGCGTCTTCACCGGCGGCTACGCCACCAACCCGGCCACGGGCAAGCAGATCCCGGTCTGGATCGCCGACTACGTATTAATGGAATACGGCACCGGCGCCATCATGGCGGTGCCTGGCCATGACGAGCGGGACTTCGAGTTCGCCAAGAAGTTCGGTTTGCCGATCGTCCGCGTGGTCGCCGAGAGTCCGTCATCCCCGGGACTGTCATCCCGAGCGGAGCGAGAGATCTTGCCCGCCGACCCCGACCTCCCCATGGACGCCCCCTACGTCGACAACGATCAAGGCGTTCTCGTCAACTCGGGACGTTTCAACGGTTTGACCGTCCCCGCCGCCCAGCGCGCCATCACCGCCTGGCTCGAGTCGCAAGGCGCCGGCAAAGGCGTCGTCAACTACCGTCTCCACGACTGGTGCATCTCCCGCCAGCGC
Protein-coding sequences here:
- a CDS encoding protein kinase produces the protein MTDLHTQLQAGLAGSYTLERELGRGGMATVFLAQDLKHDRPVALKVLHPELAQSLGPERFLREIKLAARLQHPHILTVLDSGETGGRLWFTMPFVEGESLRDRLRRERQLPVEDALRIAREAAQALQYAHSHGVIHRDVKPENILLLSDDGNTLVADFGIARGLGSGSDEKLTETGLVVGTPAYMSPEQAAGDRGLDARTDVYSLAAVLYEMLAGQPPFSGATTQAMLVRRLTEPAPSVRSTRPNVPDGADQAIRKALSPVAADRFGTMLQFGQALQAAAVQAAAAQAAAAPTSSAPPTVVTTPTSATAQASTEQRVESPVQRRKMPVAATALLMGILIGLGVLFAWRRAAGPSAGTNGPMRLAVLPFENLGDSADAYFASGVADAVRGKLTALPQLQVIARGSSVQYAGSSKLPRQIATELGVQYLLTGTVRWAKSADGTSRVQVSPELVQVSGDGAAASKWQQSFEAPLSDVFKVQADIAGQVAQAMRVALPGAAQERLAAAPTRDPAAYDAFLRARAATGGGASNSPPELRRSIAQYEEAVRLDSTFADAWAELAVNLVLLYANSSPSQEVAQKALAAAKRSIAVDPSGAVGHIALGRYYLVVDGDAARAATELETALKAAPGDATALAVLGTVNRSLGRYEKALGYARSAYALDPRSSSRAGQVAWTLLWMRRPAEAQPIAERARALTPTSLSLTERLAMVSLSEGDVAGARRIVAGATEVSRADLAEYMSNYWDLGWVLDDSTQGLVLSLGPEAFDDDPAAMGIVRAQIYGWRGDHAASRAWGDSAQRYFTQHLRETPNDAQRHVIRGLALAYAGRRDEAVAEGQRGVALLPIEKDAETGPYFVHQLARIYLHTGQPEKALDQLEKVMSVPYYLSPAWLRIDPEFAPLRGNPRFERLARGTT
- the leuS gene encoding leucine--tRNA ligase; its protein translation is MAKTDTKTTASTTDSAATPGSAGNAYDPQTVEAKWQARWAERHTNEPDLEGAKRPFYNLMMFPYPSAEGLHVGNMFAFTGSDVYGRFKRLQGYDVFEPIGFDAFGIHSENYAIRVGINPGELIPRNIANFRRQLRRIGGMFDWRHELSTTDPKYYKWTQWIFLQLFKAGKAYKKAAAVNWCPKDKTVLANEQVINGHCERCDTLVEQRTLEQWFFRITEYADRLLNDLDDKAKMDWSESTSTTQRNWVGRSEGAQIDFPLPGEAQADGDAGDAIRVFTTRADTIFGATFMVLAPEHPLVDYLVTGEQRAAVDAYRKAAASQDLVSRKVGERDKTGVFTGGYATNPATGKQIPVWIADYVLMEYGTGAIMAVPGHDERDFEFAKKFGLPIVRVVAESPSSPGLSSRAEREILPADPDLPMDAPYVDNDQGVLVNSGRFNGLTVPAAQRAITAWLESQGAGKGVVNYRLHDWCISRQRYWGPPIPIIYCDQHGAVPVPEKDLPVELPIIEDFRPDDTGVSPLARHERWYHVPCPVCGKRARRETDVSDTFLDSAWYHLRYPSTDFDDRPFDQALTKKWLPVTTYIGGNEHAVLHLLYARFITMVLNELGHLDFDEPYKKFRAHGLIVKDGAKMSKSRGNVVIPDEYIARWGADTFRMYLMFLGPFQEGGDFQDAGISGPRRFLDKVWALVGDACKTHADDEVRHETLVKYHQTIKKVTEGMEDLRYNTSIAALMELVNALRQDSCTQRTLVEGLIVMLAPFAPHFAEESWERLGHGTSVFDAGWPEWNEALTVEDSVEVVVQVNGKTRSKVTVPRGAEQGVVVKAAGRDAAVRRFTEGKEVRKVVYVANRLLNLVVS